TAACCAATTTCATGAAGTTCTATGATCAGTCAAGTTAACAACTGAGAGAGAGGACCGATTGGTGTGAAAGTTTGATAAATCAAGCGTTTATTTTACTAACTTTTTTGTACAGATTTTGCAGGCGGAAATACTTCCAAAAGACATTACGAGTTATAGCTTCACTAGTTTCAGAAGTCTAGTACCTCCATGAATTGAGTTATTTACCTGATTTGTATTAGTTTGTAGAGTCAATACTAAGGAAAAATTATGTAGGTTAGGCGTTATTGATCAACATGATAGTGTGTGTGTTTTATGTAAAGAGGATGTTGAGGCCTTTCACCATTTGTTTCTTCGGTGTCCGTTTACTTGGCAGGTGTAGTGTGCTTAGCTGTTTAACTGTGGTAGATTGTGGACTATCCTAAGGACTATtaagaaacattttgaaaattggACAACCTTGACCATAAGGTAGGAGGAACGTAATAGATGGCTAATTGGGTTTTTTGCTATCATTTTTCACATATGGATGGAAAGGAACAACAAAATTTTCAGCAGTCAAGAAGCGGGACTTGTGGACGTTATTAACAGGTCGTTCATGAGCTACAAAAAATGAAATAGAGTTAATCCTAACGGTTGTTgataacaatattaaaaatgattatagattgattttgttttatctatttattttatttgtactATGTTACTCCATTTTGTTATGTTAAGCtctttactttaaaaaaaaactttgtaTTTGATAAACTGTAAATAAAGATCGAtcatatgtttttattttatttttagtttgaaaAGTTAAGCGTGCTCATGACGAgattaatttgtgtcttttaagttttaacaacTCCTaccttttattttatcaatttaaaccAAGACACACATAACACCACACACGTACACCTTCCAATTTGAACAGAAAGCTACCACAGCCAACGTGAACCCTTAATCACTGCAACAAATTCGGCACATTTAACAGTTATCCGACACATACTATTTTGGGTATATAGATGGCGGATGCAACGAACAACTGAAACTATAAAAGCCCACCCTAGTGCCCTTTTTCAATCAAGGCAAATCTTTTGCCCTGcctcttatttcttttgaataaatttaataataattattttccaaaagaaaaagaagacaatGGCTTATAACAATAGCCTTCTCCTCATTGTGACACTCTCCTCTCTCCTCCTTTCAGGCCATGCCTATCGATACACAGGAATGTCAATCTGGTTCACTAATCCAGCCCCGGCCCCGGCCCCCGGCCCGGTCACCGCTGAACCCACCGATCCAGTTAACGACTTCTTCAGCGGCTTGAACGACAACCTCAACCTCGACCTTGGCCTCAACCTTGAAGGTGATGCAAAATCCAAGGCCCAGCAGATCGCGGATTTCTGCAATGGCATCCAGAACCCTGATTTCTGTGCCGAAACCATTGCACCATTCGTGAAGGGGAAATTCGATCCAATCAAGGCCCTTGAAACTCAGATGAACGCCGCCCTCAACCATTCGTTGGAGGTTGTGGCGGAAATCGCGAAATCACTGAAGGACCACGCCACCCCAAAGAAGGCAATGGCTGCTCTGTCCATCTGCAAGGAGTGCTACGACAATGCAGTAGATGCCATCAATGAATCTCTTGAGCTGGTGAACCAGGACAACGCGATGATGCTTTCGTTGAATCTCCAGGAGCCATCAACCCTATTTCTAAAGAGGCTATTAATGCTGCTAGTCAATTTATTTCAAAGTCCTTGGTGATCTTCGACGCCTCGATCAATAACCAGAACAATTTCCTTTTTTAATTGATCTAATCAATATTGGaggtggaggaggaggaggtgcaCATGGTAGCCATATATATGGCTGCTAATTCTTTATGGTGTATCATCGTTGTAATTAATTTGTGAGATGTAATCTTTTACCAACGAAATACAACAATATATATTGAGGAATTTTATTACAATGCTCTGCAAAACTTCCAAGctgcaaaagaaagaaagcaacATAATAACTTCACTAACATCCTCACTCATCACATGTGAAATATTAAAGTTCCGGAGTTACTGTGAATGGATTAAACCTTAAAGATAATTAAGCAAATACTTAGTTCAATTTGTCAATCATTATATCAAATATACAAAAAACTTATCAATACTTACAACAAAGACGAGATATATATGATGTGATATCAATATGAAAATACAACGGTGTTTACAAATTACAAACATGATAGATTAACTTGAAAcataaatcttaaatttaagaaaaaaaaagtgaaattatgacttaatattataaaaatgtattatataTACACACTAAAGTTTATTTATCATATTGGTTACTATGAACCTTTCATTTCTATGCATAGACAAATTAGACAAATTAAACCAAAGTTTTCTAAACTATAATAGGAAGTTTCTAACCAAGTAATTTGGATGATCATTGAAGGTacaaaacagagaaagaatagGACTCAAGAACTTGTGCAGGAAACAGAGTTTTGAACCTTAGCATGATGGGGTTTGAGTAGTCACTTTTAAATAGAAGTCTAGATTTTGAGTGGTCATTTTTAAATTGGAGTTTAGATTGAGTGTTCAGTCTTACAGCAACATTGGAAAACTTTAACTGTAAAATACTAAAGTTGAGATAGCTGAGTTGTtcctttcataattttagttgtAGGTCATGGATTGAGGCCATGCATTTTTTACAAGTGAAAATGTGTTTATTCAATTTGCAGTATATATATCATTTTGGCATTTGCAAGTGACAAGATCACCAGGGGCGGAGCTTAGTTAAGACAAGGAGGGCCATGACTCCCCCAaacttttgttaaaaaaattagtagtactttttcaaaaaataaaaaataatttaattggcTCAAATAGTTTACTATGACTTAAAATACCAAAATTCAATCTTCATTTCTTACTTTTATTGTGcaatagtttttagttttaaacattCAAACCTTATTGGATTTGGACTGAACTTAATGTATTCGCATTTCGCAGCTCTCTATTCAATAAGCAACACTCCCTCTACttgagttcaaatataaaaaattagaataagtattgatattattgtatttgtataaattgataaaaaaattcaataaatattataaattttaatatttgtccttctaatttcttttttacatattttataggatatatattcaatttttatacaaaataatcatgaaaaaataaagaattgatgcatttttaaaAGAAAGGCTAATATTCAAGAAGTATAACATATAACTTTTACGATATCAACACCTATAGAtagttcttttactttaatgaatcacgaAAAAAGTGAAATACAACATTCAAAAGTTCAAAGAGTTGCATCTGATGAGTTTGACATTAATTCTTTGAAACGAGACCCTAGAAAACAGCTTCAAATTTGGAAATATCACCCAAATTAGAGAGATGAGGTTAGACGAGCCTATCTTAAATGGGTCCATATCAAAAACATTTTGATAATTATCTTCTATCTAACCCTCCCAAAATTTCGTTTCAAGCTCCGCCACTGAAGATCACCCCAAAATTATCTATGCAAGTGTGTAAAgcaaaattctaaaaactaaaCCGGTGATAGTAGAAATCCAAAAGTTTAAAATTCAATTgcaattgaattgaatataataagataatatatttatgtataaaatatataattttaaaataattttttatattttattagtttaaaccAATTAACTACTAGAAAGAGAACCAGTTATtcagttaattaattatttgaccaattttcttaattttttgatCGATTTATTGTTGAGCAGTTTTAATCCTGAACCAACCTGATTCAGTGACTAATGCTCAATTCGATTATCAGAACggtaaaatattaatattcataGTTGTAATTTGTTGATGGAGCAATGTTACATGGCCaatgaatatatttttatatgaaatatcTAAAGAATACGATATTGTTTAattcttaaatattaaattctaaatactaaattctaattcttaaattttaataatataaaattacagtATTAGCTCAAAAACTATGTTTGTATACAGAAACAGATATATAGtcatataaaattatgtttGGTAGATGAAATATGAATACAGATATTATGTCTTAAGATAttgaattagtatattttgtattatttttataatataaagacACTAATAAAAAGATacaataaaacaattttttgtgTGTACGTTCTTTGTGCCCTATCTTATTCTTTATTCAACGACCAAATGCAGCTAAGAAGTGATTGTCCCTTTATTTCTCATTAAATAATGGCATATTGTTCAAGTGATCAATACCCGTATTTCAGTTGGTAATCTGGTATAGAGGAGACTAAGGCAGATAGAAAAGGATCCGAGGCAGTTATTTCAGTTGAGTCTATCTGGTACACCAGCAATACCAGAATTATCTAGTGAAGGTTTACTTGGTCATCAAGCCATCACTTAATATCTTAGCCCATGAATAGATGTTACTAGCTAGTACAAATAGGTGCAGTATGAACAATTGTAATCAAGTCAATAAGTAATAATCAATTGAACCAAATCTCATCATTTTCTTTCGCTGCATTACTCTGTTTCCATCTCTCTCCAAACTCATAATGCCAAAGCAATATAACACTACAGCCAATTCATCATTTGTTAGAACTTATATTAATagtggaaactcaggtgcagtcgacttcacgtgaagttgatgaTAGTTGAGAatcattagataaaaatttagtcaaattagtaaaattatctaacgactctcagttatcaacttcatatGAAGTCGACTCCACTTGAGTTTTTACCTATATTAATATAttgaaatatattaatatatatagttCATTTGtcgtatttttatttatttatatttttatcatatcagTACGTATGTGTTAAATTTATCCTCgtactaaaataaatatttttaatttaagtcaatacttatatatatattaataatgtaCCTAAATTACAGAAAGTgtctataataattatttttatttatttagatatttaaataattcacttttatttttttctgtattCTCTTTACACCTTTATTTTGaatcaaaataaatactttaatttAATGTAATTTACCACAATCCAAAATCATAATACGCATCCCCACCTAACAAGTTTTTATAAAtagaattttctattttctattttgttgaTAATTCACAACTGCACAAGCTATAATTGTGAAAGTCAAAATAGGAAAGGGTCATAACAAACATCATGGTATGAAgagaaaaattctaaatttgagAGAAGTTAGTTTCCCTAGCTAACAAGCTATTTTTGGCATATAGATAGATGCTATAAAAGGAGAGCATATTGCTGCTAATTGAATCAAGGCAAACAAAAGCATCTATTCTCCTTTGTCTTTAACTTTGTTgaataaagagaagaagaaaaaactcTTCTTCCAAAGACAAAGGAGGATAAATACAATGGCATTCAATAAGAGCCTTTTCTTTATTGTGGCACTTTCCTCCGTCCTCCTTTCAACTCATGCTTTTAACTTCCCAGCAGGAGCCCCAGCTCCGTCACCGGTACCCTCCGTCAACCCCACCGGCGAGCTTACCAAAACCGCTGGCCTCTTCGGCGGCTTAGGCTCCAACCTCTTCAACCTCAAACTTGAAGGTGATGCAGCAAAATTCAGGGCCCAAATCCAACACTTCTGCACTGGCACCGAGAACCCTGTCCTCTGTGCCAAGACCATTGCACCATTCGTCCATGGC
This portion of the Arachis duranensis cultivar V14167 chromosome 6, aradu.V14167.gnm2.J7QH, whole genome shotgun sequence genome encodes:
- the LOC107492290 gene encoding uncharacterized protein LOC107492290, which codes for MAYNNSLLLIVTLSSLLLSGHAYRYTGMSIWFTNPAPAPAPGPVTAEPTDPVNDFFSGLNDNLNLDLGLNLEGDAKSKAQQIADFCNGIQNPDFCAETIAPFVKGKFDPIKALETQMNAALNHSLEVVAEIAKSLKDHATPKKAMAALSICKECYDNAVDAINESLELVNQDNAMMLSLNLQEPSTLFLKRLLMLLVNLFQSPW